A part of Gambusia affinis linkage group LG19, SWU_Gaff_1.0, whole genome shotgun sequence genomic DNA contains:
- the srrm2 gene encoding serine/arginine repetitive matrix protein 2 isoform X5, with the protein MYNGIGLTTPRGSGTNGYVQRNLSSLRVKRPRDERGGERDEKDRERLESQLNRQPNADILEHQRKRQLEVKCAELQDMMEEQGYSAEEIEEKVNSFRMMLQEKEEPPTAAAQKPTVTETHALAAANQQKNDRLRAAFGISSDYVDGSSFHADRKEKEKEKREQERLEREKLQQQQNLVEDSDDSDSPPKKRSRKKKKKNKNRESSSENSSSSPRKEKKKSKKKKKKREASEDEDDSSSDEKQKVSKKKRRSGSSSPPKAKSGRRRSVSSSSDHSSRSPPPSRSHPKDQTTKNTEGRKGRSPDRRRRGSEERSPRRRAGDGRRLNPEREKEQRRETEKTKRRHDSSSPSPSPEKDRNIDQGRARKSRSKQREREKGQTRSKDMDSRQHSRNLETEKRRRSRSVEVEKRRRSRSVEVEKRRRSRSVEVEKRRRSRSVEVDKREQSRNNEKGRRSKSREIRNTEKENVPQKIRREPSSSSSCSSSPPPPQPETRGERSRVPEREKDGNKHRTMRHDSSSPSPPPEKEQARRGRSGDKERTSEKDIQSKTRGRNERDTKKGEAQRQDRERQPSPRQQRGDKMTGGRDFPSPTLSPSCTNGSQIERRQETHKERSTDRHLNKQKEESGEKRRKDGGPSADGRGDGSRPPEKQRSPVREKRQEEKLKQTESSSSSSSDSDSDSSSSSSSSSSSSSSSSSEDEDNGDKTASPEQERSIHRKSAPSAIGAAVERFLANGRKESAAGSEGDGPRCPHREPGPDKPERERPPLRDPAPDRPSQAKGQDRYSPTQAESRSPSPSPPRRPENNQGRRFSPPEARAGDRAKDKDASKRITRASPNARSPRSPAQRTATIPPAARTPPRQYQEPLSRSRRTSPPPFLSDRDRGKGREWDRGKGREWDRIVRRSRSRSPRPRSPRRRSGSRPRSPRRRSGSRPRSPRRRSGSRPRSPRRRSGSRPRSPRRRSGSRPRSPRRRSRSRPRSPRRRSGSRPRSPRRHYGSRPRSPRRRSGSRPRSPRRRSGSRLRNLRRRSGSRQRSPRRRSGSRPRSPRRRSGSRPISRPKSPRRRTRSRSRSPRKRSRSTSRILRRPSPPSRFRRSPSPQLRRRASRSPSTERQRERERGRQPERPPAKVASPPQRSSSSSSSSSSSSSSSSSPSPPPDKKEVKPPVERERPLPDDRKPVGRSSSAQAPPRDSPRAAAAPGRKSSPSDPCRPHDAISRSPAVSQSEGRQPTTGPGGKQSPLATRKDAAVNGKEKASRSSSSSSSSSSSSSSSSSSSSSSSSSSDSSDSEAEQGKGKPEKGRSSQSSSSSSSDEGEAKKNSPAQPHRVPADSLRDSRSLSYSPPRHIRAARSSPAPRSAGRLSPRSSSSSRRRK; encoded by the exons ATGTACAATGGTATTGGCCTGACGACTCCTCGGGGCAGTGGCACCAATGGCTACGTGCAGCGCAACCTGTCCAGCCTGCGGGTCAAGAGGCCCCGAGACGAGCGCGGAGGCGAGCGCGATGAGAAGGACCGCGAGCGGCTGGAGAGTCAGCTCAACCGGCAGCCCAACGCCGACATCCTGGAGCACCAGCGCAAGAGGCAGCTGGAGGTCAAATGCGCCGAGCTGCAGGACATGATGGAGGAGCAGGG GTATTCGGCCGAGGAGATCGAGGAGAAAGTGAACAGTTTCCGCATGATGctgcaggagaaggaggagCCGCCTACCGCTGCCGCTCAGAAACCAAC TGTGACAGAAACACACGCCTTGGCTGCAGCCAACCAGCAGAAGAACGACCGTCTTCGTGCCGCTTTCGGCATCTCCAGCGACTACGTGGACGGGTCGTCCTTCCACGCCGACCGCaaggaaaaggagaaagagaagcGGGAGCAGGAACGTCTGGAGCGGgagaaactgcagcagcagcagaa CTTGGTGGAAGATTCAGATGACTCAGATTCTCCTCCTAAGAAGCGCAGccggaagaagaaaaagaaaaacaagaacagagaaAG CAGCTCAGAGAATTCGTCCTCATCTCCTcgcaaagagaagaagaaatccaaaaagaagaaaaagaagcg GGAGGCATCAGAGGACGAAGACGACAG TTCCTCAgatgaaaagcagaaagtgtcaaagaagaaaagaaggagtGGAAGTTCTAGTCCTCCGAAAGCGAAGTCGGGTCGGCGCAGAAGCGTCTCCTCGAGTTCTGATCACAG CAGCAGATCTCCACCTCCATCCAGATCGCATCCAAAGGACCAaaccacaaaaaacacagaaggcAGAAAGGGGCGTTCGCCAGACAGGAGGCGCCGTGGTTCTGAGGAGCGCAGCCCCCGGCGTCGAGCGGGCGACGGG AGGAGACTCAATCCTGAGAGGGAGAAAGAGCAACGCCGGGAGACGGAGAAGACCAAAAGGAGACATGACTCCTCGTCCCCCTCTCCTTCTccagagaaagacagaaacattgATCAGGGGAGAGCAAGAAAATCTAGAAGCAAACAAAGGGAGCGAGAAAAAGGTCAGACCAGGAGCAAAGACATGGACTCAAGACAGCACTCCAGGAATCTGGAGACAGAGAAGAGGAGGCGCTCCAGGAGCGTAGAGGTGGAGAAGAGGAGGCGCTCCAGGAGCGTAGAGGTGGAGAAGAGGAGGCGCTCCAGGAGCGTAGAGGTGGAGAAGAGGAGGCGCTCCAGGAGCGTAGAGGTGGACAAAAGAGAACAATCTAGAAACAATGAGAAGGGGAGGCGGTCAAAGAGTCGAGAAATCAGAAACACAGAGAAGGAGAACGTACCTCAGAAGATCAGACGGGAGCCCTCCTCTTCGTCTTCctgttcttcttctcctcctcctcctcagccgGAAACAAGGGGGGAAAGAAGCAGGGTCCCTGAGCGGGAAAAAGACGGGAACAAACACAGAACAATGAGACATGACTCTTCGTCTCCGTCTCCCCCTCCTGAAAAGGAACAGGCACGAAGAGGAAGGAGTGGAGATAAAGAACGTACAAGTGAGAAGGACATTCAGTCAAAGACACGGGGACGAAATGAAAGAGACACCAAGAAAGGTGAAGCTCAGCGGCAGGATAGAGAGAGACAACCGTCTCCTCGCCAACAGAGAGGAGACAAGATGACAGGCGGCCGGGATTTCCCATCGCCAACTTTGTCCCCATCCTGCACCAATGGAAGCCAGATTGAGAGGAGACAAGAAACGCACAAAGAACGATCGACGGACAGGCATTTGAATAAGCAAAAGGAAGAAAGTGGTGAGAAACGTAGGAAAGATGGCGGGCCGTCTGCAGACGGTAGAGGGGATGGGTCCAGACCTCCGGAGAAGCAGAGGAGCCCGGTGAGAGAGAAAAGACAGGAggagaaactgaaacaaacagaaagcagcagcagcagcagcagtgatagTGATAGTGACAgctcctcatcttcctcttcatcctcatcctcctcctcttcatcttcctctgagGACGAGGATAATGGCGATAAAACTGCATCACCAGAACAAGAGAGAAGTATTCATAGGAAAAGTGCGCCGTCAGCCATCGGAGCTGCTGTTGAAAGGTTTCTGGCCAATGGGAGGAAAGAAAGCGCCGCTGGTTCTGAAGGTGACGGACCCAGATGTCCCCACCGGGAACCTGGACCGGACAAACCCGAGCGTGAAAGACCACCGCTCAGAGATCCCGCCCCGGATCGCCCGTCTCAAGCTAAAGGACAAGATCGGTACAGTCCCACGCAGGCGGAAAGCCGGAGTCCGTCTCCCTCTCCACCCAGGAGACCCGAAAACAACCAAGGCAGGAGGTTCTCTCCGCCTGAGGCCAGAGCTGGGGACAGGGCGAAGGACAAGGACGCCTCCAAGAGAATCACAAGGGCCAGCCCCAATGCCAGGAGTCCACGCTCTCCAGCCCAGAGGACCGCTACCATCCCACCAGCCGCCCGCACTCCTCCAAGGCAGTATCAAGAACCCCTGTCCCGGTCCAGAAGAACGTCACCGCCTCCATTCCTATCGGACCGTGACAGGGGCAAGGGACGAGAATGGGACAGGGGGAAGGGACGAGAATGGGACAGAATAGTCAGAAGGAGCCGGTCCAGAAGTCCTAGGCCAAGAAGTCCAAGAAGACGCAGCGGGTCTAGGCCCAGAAGTCCAAGAAGACGCAGCGGATCTAGGCCCAGAAGTCCAAGAAGACGCAGCGGATCTAGGCCCAGAAGTCCAAGAAGACGCAGCGGGTCTAGGCCCAGAAGTCCGAGAAGACGCAGCGGGTCTAGGCCCAGAAGTCCGAGAAGACGCAGCAGGTCTAGGCCCAGAAGTCCAAGAAGACGCAGCGGGTCTAGGCCCAGAAGTCCGAGACGACACTATGGCTCTAGGCCTAGAAGTCCCAGAAGGCGCAGTGGTTCTAGACCCAGAAGTCCGAGGCGGCGCAGTGGGTCCAGGTTGAGAAATCTGAGACGTCGTAGTGGTTCTAGGCAAAGGAGCCCAAGAAGACGAAGTGGTTCTAGGCCCAGGAGCCCAAGACGGCGCAGTGGGTCCAGGCCTATATCTAGGCCTAAAAGTCCCAGGAGACGCACTAGATCTAGGTCCAGAAGTCCAAGGAAACGCAGCAGATCCACGTCAAGGATCCTCAGACGGCCAAGTCCCCCTAGCAG GTTCCGCCGCTCTCCGTCTCCCCAGCTGCGGCGGCGGGCCAGTCGCTCGCCCTCCACAGAAAGGCAGAGGGAGCGAGAGAGGGGCCGGCAGCCAGAGAGACCGCCTGCAAAGGTCGCCTCCCCGCCCCAAaggtcatcctcttcctcctcctcctccagttccagctcctcctcttcctcgtctcCTTCTCCGCCGCCGGACAAGAAAGAGGTGAAGCCTCCggtggagagagagaggccGCTTCCAGACGACAGGAAGCCAGTGGGTCGCTCTTCGTCGGCTCAGGCTCCTCCCAGGGACTCCCCCCGAGCCGCGGCGGCGCCAGGCCGGAAAAGCTCACCGTCTGACCCGTGCCGGCCTCATGACGCCATCAGCAGGTCGCCGGccgtcagccaatcagaaggcaGGCAGCCAACGACGGGTCCCGGAGGGAAGCAGTCGCCGCTGGCGACCAGGAAGGACGCTGCTGTGAACGGGAAGGAGAAGgccagcaggagcagcagctccagctcctcttcgtcctcctcgTCTTCATCGTCGTCGTCCTCCTCGTCATCCTCGTCTTCGTCTTCAGACAGCTCTGACTCGGAGGCGGAGCAGGGCAAAGG GAAGCCCGAGAAAGGACGAAGCTCTcagtcctcctcttcctcatccagCGATGAAGGGGAAGCCAAGAAAAACAG CCCTGCGCAGCCTCACCGCGTCCCGGCCGACTCTCTCAGAGATTCCCGTTCTCTCAGTTATTCTCCTCCCAGACACATCCGAGCCGCTCGCTCCTCTCCCGCTCCCAG GAGCGCAGGCCGTCTGTCGCCCAGATCCTCGTCCAGCAGCAGGCGGAGAAAATGA
- the srrm2 gene encoding serine/arginine repetitive matrix protein 2 isoform X13, whose amino-acid sequence MYNGIGLTTPRGSGTNGYVQRNLSSLRVKRPRDERGGERDEKDRERLESQLNRQPNADILEHQRKRQLEVKCAELQDMMEEQGYSAEEIEEKVNSFRMMLQEKEEPPTAAAQKPTVTETHALAAANQQKNDRLRAAFGISSDYVDGSSFHADRKEKEKEKREQERLEREKLQQQQKYILVEDSDDSDSPPKKRSRKKKKKNKNRESSSENSSSSPRKEKKKSKKKKKKREASEDEDDSSSDEKQKVSKKKRRSGSSSPPKAKSGRRRSVSSSSDHSSRSPPPSRSHPKDQTTKNTEGRKGRSPDRRRRGSEERSPRRRAGDGRRLNPEREKEQRRETEKTKRRHDSSSPSPSPEKDRNIDQGRARKSRSKQREREKGQTRSKDMDSRQHSRNLETEKRRRSRSVEVEKRRRSRSVEVDKREQSRNNEKGRRSKSREIRNTEKENVPQKIRREPSSSSSCSSSPPPPQPETRGERSRVPEREKDGNKHRTMRHDSSSPSPPPEKEQARRGRSGDKERTSEKDIQSKTRGRNERDTKKGEAQRQDRERQPSPRQQRGDKMTGGRDFPSPTLSPSCTNGSQIERRQETHKERSTDRHLNKQKEESGEKRRKDGGPSADGRGDGSRPPEKQRSPVREKRQEEKLKQTESSSSSSSDSDSDSSSSSSSSSSSSSSSSSEDEDNGDKTASPEQERSIHRKSAPSAIGAAVERFLANGRKESAAGSEGDGPRCPHREPGPDKPERERPPLRDPAPDRPSQAKGQDRYSPTQAESRSPSPSPPRRPENNQGRRFSPPEARAGDRAKDKDASKRITRASPNARSPRSPAQRTATIPPAARTPPRQYQEPLSRSRRTSPPPFLSDRDRGKGREWDRGKGREWDRIVRRSRSRSPRPRSPRRRSGSRPRSPRRRSGSRPRSPRRRSGSRPRSPRRRSGSRPRSPRRRSGSRPRSPRRRSRSRPRSPRRRSGSRPRSPRRHYGSRPRSPRRRSGSRPRSPRRRSGSRLRNLRRRSGSRQRSPRRRSGSRPRSPRRRSGSRPISRPKSPRRRTRSRSRSPRKRSRSTSRILRRPSPPSRFRRSPSPQLRRRASRSPSTERQRERERGRQPERPPAKVASPPQRSSSSSSSSSSSSSSSSSPSPPPDKKEVKPPVERERPLPDDRKPVGRSSSAQAPPRDSPRAAAAPGRKSSPSDPCRPHDAISRSPAVSQSEGRQPTTGPGGKQSPLATRKDAAVNGKEKASRSSSSSSSSSSSSSSSSSSSSSSSSSSDSSDSEAEQGKGKPEKGRSSQSSSSSSSDEGEAKKNSPAQPHRVPADSLRDSRSLSYSPPRHIRAARSSPAPRSAGRLSPRSSSSSRRRK is encoded by the exons ATGTACAATGGTATTGGCCTGACGACTCCTCGGGGCAGTGGCACCAATGGCTACGTGCAGCGCAACCTGTCCAGCCTGCGGGTCAAGAGGCCCCGAGACGAGCGCGGAGGCGAGCGCGATGAGAAGGACCGCGAGCGGCTGGAGAGTCAGCTCAACCGGCAGCCCAACGCCGACATCCTGGAGCACCAGCGCAAGAGGCAGCTGGAGGTCAAATGCGCCGAGCTGCAGGACATGATGGAGGAGCAGGG GTATTCGGCCGAGGAGATCGAGGAGAAAGTGAACAGTTTCCGCATGATGctgcaggagaaggaggagCCGCCTACCGCTGCCGCTCAGAAACCAAC TGTGACAGAAACACACGCCTTGGCTGCAGCCAACCAGCAGAAGAACGACCGTCTTCGTGCCGCTTTCGGCATCTCCAGCGACTACGTGGACGGGTCGTCCTTCCACGCCGACCGCaaggaaaaggagaaagagaagcGGGAGCAGGAACGTCTGGAGCGGgagaaactgcagcagcagcagaagtaCAT CTTGGTGGAAGATTCAGATGACTCAGATTCTCCTCCTAAGAAGCGCAGccggaagaagaaaaagaaaaacaagaacagagaaAG CAGCTCAGAGAATTCGTCCTCATCTCCTcgcaaagagaagaagaaatccaaaaagaagaaaaagaagcg GGAGGCATCAGAGGACGAAGACGACAG TTCCTCAgatgaaaagcagaaagtgtcaaagaagaaaagaaggagtGGAAGTTCTAGTCCTCCGAAAGCGAAGTCGGGTCGGCGCAGAAGCGTCTCCTCGAGTTCTGATCACAG CAGCAGATCTCCACCTCCATCCAGATCGCATCCAAAGGACCAaaccacaaaaaacacagaaggcAGAAAGGGGCGTTCGCCAGACAGGAGGCGCCGTGGTTCTGAGGAGCGCAGCCCCCGGCGTCGAGCGGGCGACGGG AGGAGACTCAATCCTGAGAGGGAGAAAGAGCAACGCCGGGAGACGGAGAAGACCAAAAGGAGACATGACTCCTCGTCCCCCTCTCCTTCTccagagaaagacagaaacattgATCAGGGGAGAGCAAGAAAATCTAGAAGCAAACAAAGGGAGCGAGAAAAAGGTCAGACCAGGAGCAAAGACATGGACTCAAGACAGCACTCCAGGAATCTGGAGACAGAGAAGAGGAGGCGCTCCAGGAGCGTAGAG GTGGAGAAGAGGAGGCGCTCCAGGAGCGTAGAGGTGGACAAAAGAGAACAATCTAGAAACAATGAGAAGGGGAGGCGGTCAAAGAGTCGAGAAATCAGAAACACAGAGAAGGAGAACGTACCTCAGAAGATCAGACGGGAGCCCTCCTCTTCGTCTTCctgttcttcttctcctcctcctcctcagccgGAAACAAGGGGGGAAAGAAGCAGGGTCCCTGAGCGGGAAAAAGACGGGAACAAACACAGAACAATGAGACATGACTCTTCGTCTCCGTCTCCCCCTCCTGAAAAGGAACAGGCACGAAGAGGAAGGAGTGGAGATAAAGAACGTACAAGTGAGAAGGACATTCAGTCAAAGACACGGGGACGAAATGAAAGAGACACCAAGAAAGGTGAAGCTCAGCGGCAGGATAGAGAGAGACAACCGTCTCCTCGCCAACAGAGAGGAGACAAGATGACAGGCGGCCGGGATTTCCCATCGCCAACTTTGTCCCCATCCTGCACCAATGGAAGCCAGATTGAGAGGAGACAAGAAACGCACAAAGAACGATCGACGGACAGGCATTTGAATAAGCAAAAGGAAGAAAGTGGTGAGAAACGTAGGAAAGATGGCGGGCCGTCTGCAGACGGTAGAGGGGATGGGTCCAGACCTCCGGAGAAGCAGAGGAGCCCGGTGAGAGAGAAAAGACAGGAggagaaactgaaacaaacagaaagcagcagcagcagcagcagtgatagTGATAGTGACAgctcctcatcttcctcttcatcctcatcctcctcctcttcatcttcctctgagGACGAGGATAATGGCGATAAAACTGCATCACCAGAACAAGAGAGAAGTATTCATAGGAAAAGTGCGCCGTCAGCCATCGGAGCTGCTGTTGAAAGGTTTCTGGCCAATGGGAGGAAAGAAAGCGCCGCTGGTTCTGAAGGTGACGGACCCAGATGTCCCCACCGGGAACCTGGACCGGACAAACCCGAGCGTGAAAGACCACCGCTCAGAGATCCCGCCCCGGATCGCCCGTCTCAAGCTAAAGGACAAGATCGGTACAGTCCCACGCAGGCGGAAAGCCGGAGTCCGTCTCCCTCTCCACCCAGGAGACCCGAAAACAACCAAGGCAGGAGGTTCTCTCCGCCTGAGGCCAGAGCTGGGGACAGGGCGAAGGACAAGGACGCCTCCAAGAGAATCACAAGGGCCAGCCCCAATGCCAGGAGTCCACGCTCTCCAGCCCAGAGGACCGCTACCATCCCACCAGCCGCCCGCACTCCTCCAAGGCAGTATCAAGAACCCCTGTCCCGGTCCAGAAGAACGTCACCGCCTCCATTCCTATCGGACCGTGACAGGGGCAAGGGACGAGAATGGGACAGGGGGAAGGGACGAGAATGGGACAGAATAGTCAGAAGGAGCCGGTCCAGAAGTCCTAGGCCAAGAAGTCCAAGAAGACGCAGCGGGTCTAGGCCCAGAAGTCCAAGAAGACGCAGCGGATCTAGGCCCAGAAGTCCAAGAAGACGCAGCGGATCTAGGCCCAGAAGTCCAAGAAGACGCAGCGGGTCTAGGCCCAGAAGTCCGAGAAGACGCAGCGGGTCTAGGCCCAGAAGTCCGAGAAGACGCAGCAGGTCTAGGCCCAGAAGTCCAAGAAGACGCAGCGGGTCTAGGCCCAGAAGTCCGAGACGACACTATGGCTCTAGGCCTAGAAGTCCCAGAAGGCGCAGTGGTTCTAGACCCAGAAGTCCGAGGCGGCGCAGTGGGTCCAGGTTGAGAAATCTGAGACGTCGTAGTGGTTCTAGGCAAAGGAGCCCAAGAAGACGAAGTGGTTCTAGGCCCAGGAGCCCAAGACGGCGCAGTGGGTCCAGGCCTATATCTAGGCCTAAAAGTCCCAGGAGACGCACTAGATCTAGGTCCAGAAGTCCAAGGAAACGCAGCAGATCCACGTCAAGGATCCTCAGACGGCCAAGTCCCCCTAGCAG GTTCCGCCGCTCTCCGTCTCCCCAGCTGCGGCGGCGGGCCAGTCGCTCGCCCTCCACAGAAAGGCAGAGGGAGCGAGAGAGGGGCCGGCAGCCAGAGAGACCGCCTGCAAAGGTCGCCTCCCCGCCCCAAaggtcatcctcttcctcctcctcctccagttccagctcctcctcttcctcgtctcCTTCTCCGCCGCCGGACAAGAAAGAGGTGAAGCCTCCggtggagagagagaggccGCTTCCAGACGACAGGAAGCCAGTGGGTCGCTCTTCGTCGGCTCAGGCTCCTCCCAGGGACTCCCCCCGAGCCGCGGCGGCGCCAGGCCGGAAAAGCTCACCGTCTGACCCGTGCCGGCCTCATGACGCCATCAGCAGGTCGCCGGccgtcagccaatcagaaggcaGGCAGCCAACGACGGGTCCCGGAGGGAAGCAGTCGCCGCTGGCGACCAGGAAGGACGCTGCTGTGAACGGGAAGGAGAAGgccagcaggagcagcagctccagctcctcttcgtcctcctcgTCTTCATCGTCGTCGTCCTCCTCGTCATCCTCGTCTTCGTCTTCAGACAGCTCTGACTCGGAGGCGGAGCAGGGCAAAGG GAAGCCCGAGAAAGGACGAAGCTCTcagtcctcctcttcctcatccagCGATGAAGGGGAAGCCAAGAAAAACAG CCCTGCGCAGCCTCACCGCGTCCCGGCCGACTCTCTCAGAGATTCCCGTTCTCTCAGTTATTCTCCTCCCAGACACATCCGAGCCGCTCGCTCCTCTCCCGCTCCCAG GAGCGCAGGCCGTCTGTCGCCCAGATCCTCGTCCAGCAGCAGGCGGAGAAAATGA